From the genome of Rathayibacter sp. VKM Ac-2759, one region includes:
- a CDS encoding ABC transporter ATP-binding protein translates to MSTFLRLVGLRKYFASSGVLAVADVSLEVAAGEVVALVGENGTGKTTLMNLLFGAFPLDAGRIEIEGEEVAIRGPQDAIDHGIGMVQQHFALVPSFTVAQNVLLGREPRRRDGRVDDAAAEREVAALADRLGFPIDPGKLVAALPIGLQQRVEILKALAGDTRLLILDEPTAVLTPAEAEDLLRAVRHLASLGTAVVFISHKLPEVMAVADRIVVMRRGHVVGEMTAAEATPRAIARMMVGREVLLTADIPPSTPGETVLQVSGVSTPQVSAGDSGLDDVSLAIAAGEILGVAGVSGNGQGALVDAIAGLRRVQSGRVVIAGRDTTGRGPRAARDAGLAHIAEDRMHVGLNRGATLEENAVSVAYRSSRFHRAGLLRRGAIHRFAQQLIADYVVRGASARRLIGSLSGGNLQKIVIGRELDGDPAVIIANQPTRGLDVGSIEFVHRALLAARSRGAGVLLISAELEEILSLSDRIVVLYEGRLAGPFPRGALETSEIGALMAGSDPAVTSR, encoded by the coding sequence ATGAGCACGTTCCTGAGGCTCGTCGGCCTCCGCAAGTACTTCGCCTCCTCGGGGGTGCTGGCCGTCGCCGACGTCTCGCTCGAGGTGGCGGCCGGCGAGGTCGTCGCGCTCGTCGGCGAGAACGGGACGGGCAAGACCACGCTGATGAACCTCCTCTTCGGCGCGTTCCCGCTCGACGCGGGCCGCATCGAGATCGAGGGGGAGGAGGTGGCGATCCGCGGACCCCAGGACGCGATCGACCACGGGATCGGCATGGTGCAGCAGCACTTCGCGCTCGTCCCCTCCTTCACCGTCGCGCAGAACGTGCTGCTCGGCCGCGAGCCGCGGCGGCGGGACGGCCGGGTCGACGACGCCGCCGCCGAGCGCGAGGTCGCGGCGCTCGCCGACCGCCTCGGCTTCCCCATCGACCCCGGCAAGCTGGTCGCCGCGCTCCCGATCGGGCTGCAGCAGCGGGTCGAGATCCTGAAGGCGCTCGCGGGCGACACGAGGCTCCTGATCCTCGACGAGCCCACCGCCGTCCTCACGCCCGCCGAGGCGGAGGACCTCCTCCGCGCCGTGCGGCACCTCGCCTCCCTCGGCACCGCCGTGGTGTTCATCAGCCACAAGCTCCCCGAGGTGATGGCGGTCGCCGACCGCATCGTCGTGATGCGCCGCGGGCACGTGGTCGGCGAGATGACGGCCGCGGAGGCGACCCCTCGCGCCATCGCGCGCATGATGGTCGGCCGCGAGGTCCTCCTCACCGCCGACATCCCTCCGAGCACCCCCGGCGAGACCGTGCTGCAGGTCTCCGGAGTGTCGACCCCGCAGGTCAGCGCGGGCGACTCCGGTCTCGACGACGTGTCGCTCGCGATCGCCGCGGGCGAGATCCTCGGAGTCGCCGGCGTCAGCGGCAACGGCCAGGGCGCCCTCGTCGACGCGATCGCCGGGCTCCGCCGGGTGCAGTCGGGCCGGGTCGTGATCGCCGGGAGGGACACGACCGGCCGCGGTCCGCGCGCCGCCCGCGACGCGGGGCTCGCGCACATCGCCGAGGACCGCATGCACGTCGGGCTCAACCGCGGAGCGACCCTCGAGGAGAACGCCGTCTCGGTCGCCTACCGCTCGAGCCGCTTCCACCGCGCGGGCCTGCTCCGCCGCGGTGCGATCCACCGCTTCGCCCAGCAGCTGATCGCCGACTACGTCGTGCGCGGCGCCTCCGCGCGGCGCCTCATCGGCTCGCTCTCGGGCGGCAACCTGCAGAAGATCGTGATCGGGCGCGAGCTCGACGGCGACCCCGCGGTCATCATCGCGAACCAGCCGACCCGCGGCCTCGACGTCGGCAGCATCGAGTTCGTGCACCGGGCGCTGCTCGCCGCGCGCAGCCGCGGAGCCGGTGTGCTGCTGATCTCGGCCGAGCTCGAGGAGATCCTCTCGCTCTCCGACCGCATCGTCGTGCTCTACGAGGGCCGTCTGGCCGGTCCCTTCCCGCGCGGCGCGCTCGAGACCTCCGAGATCGGCGCCCTCATGGCCGGCTCCGACCCCGCGGTGACGAGCCGATGA
- a CDS encoding amidohydrolase family protein, with the protein MTRTLVVADHVLAQAEADELGPAVVTIEDGIVLSVDRLRGSRPTGAGVVDLGASVVMPGLVNAHAHAPMMLFRGVSEGHSLLTLEGWLGAIRSLEAHLTPELLAASASVACAEMIGSGTTFFADQYLFAEAYLPAVEASGLRSRVAYGIVELGDDDARAVGLAAAEAFVAASQEHPLVRGWVGPHAFFVDNQIEAIEAEVALAHRYGVGLHTHYGTSGEEDATCRERYGRGALEMMGELGLFDVPLLLAHSNEIVVEELGLLAGSRASLVAAASVAMISGAAAPPVRQTLDAGVNVAIGTDNLCGNNNADLFEELRTLGKLAAFAERRPNAITSRELLGMATWRGHRALGGATEDGTLAPGAVADLIALPVSALHRGPVGAQSLHSALVYGASGFDTSHVMTGGRWLKRDGAVQTVDLAASLEGRQRDYDTLMERVRAVA; encoded by the coding sequence ATGACGCGCACGCTGGTCGTCGCCGACCACGTCCTCGCGCAGGCCGAGGCCGACGAGCTCGGCCCCGCCGTCGTCACCATCGAGGACGGCATCGTGCTCTCGGTCGACAGGCTCCGCGGCAGCCGGCCGACCGGCGCGGGTGTCGTCGACCTCGGCGCGAGCGTCGTGATGCCGGGCCTCGTCAATGCGCACGCGCACGCCCCGATGATGCTGTTCCGCGGCGTCTCCGAGGGGCACTCGCTGCTCACCCTCGAGGGCTGGCTCGGTGCCATCCGCTCGCTCGAAGCGCACCTCACCCCCGAGCTGCTGGCCGCCTCCGCCTCGGTCGCCTGCGCCGAGATGATCGGCAGCGGCACCACCTTCTTCGCCGACCAGTACCTCTTCGCAGAGGCGTACCTGCCGGCCGTCGAGGCGTCGGGACTGCGCTCCCGGGTCGCCTACGGCATCGTCGAGCTCGGCGACGACGACGCCCGTGCCGTCGGGCTCGCGGCCGCGGAGGCCTTCGTCGCCGCCTCGCAGGAGCACCCGCTCGTGCGCGGCTGGGTCGGCCCGCACGCCTTCTTCGTCGACAACCAGATCGAGGCGATCGAGGCCGAGGTGGCGCTCGCGCACCGCTACGGAGTGGGCCTGCACACGCACTACGGCACCTCGGGAGAGGAGGACGCGACCTGCCGCGAGCGCTACGGCCGCGGTGCCCTCGAGATGATGGGGGAGCTCGGCCTGTTCGACGTGCCGCTCCTGCTCGCCCACTCGAACGAGATCGTGGTCGAGGAGCTCGGCCTGCTCGCCGGATCGCGCGCCAGCCTGGTGGCCGCCGCCTCCGTCGCCATGATCAGCGGAGCCGCCGCGCCGCCCGTGCGCCAGACGCTCGACGCCGGCGTGAACGTCGCGATCGGCACCGACAACCTCTGCGGCAACAACAACGCCGACCTCTTCGAGGAGCTGCGGACCCTCGGCAAGCTGGCGGCGTTCGCGGAGCGGCGCCCGAACGCCATCACGTCGCGCGAGCTGCTCGGGATGGCGACGTGGCGCGGGCACCGGGCGCTCGGCGGCGCGACGGAGGACGGGACGCTGGCTCCCGGAGCCGTGGCGGATCTGATCGCGCTCCCCGTCTCGGCCCTGCACCGCGGACCGGTCGGCGCGCAGTCGCTGCACTCGGCGCTGGTCTACGGGGCCTCGGGCTTCGACACCTCGCACGTGATGACGGGCGGCCGGTGGCTGAAGCGCGACGGAGCCGTGCAGACGGTCGACCTCGCGGCGTCGCTCGAGGGGCGGCAGCGCGACTACGACACGCTGATGGAGCGGGTGCGCGCGGTGGCGTGA
- a CDS encoding META domain-containing protein yields the protein MRTTRSAALLLAAVTASALAACAATAPRPEPAPVAELEPGVYRSVSASSTTDLDFTDPVVPLALTLTKDGNHRLTVDDGCDVKSGPFHLEDGVLTVTTLSATFSTCLPPASDISVLVDALLAEPVTITVDGADTVWSNSAGEIVFAPAD from the coding sequence GTGCGCACCACCCGCTCCGCTGCGCTCCTCCTCGCGGCCGTGACCGCCTCCGCACTCGCCGCGTGCGCCGCCACCGCTCCGCGCCCCGAGCCGGCACCGGTGGCCGAGCTGGAGCCCGGCGTGTACCGCAGCGTCTCCGCGAGCAGCACGACGGATCTCGACTTCACCGACCCGGTCGTCCCCCTCGCCCTCACCCTCACGAAGGACGGCAACCACCGCCTCACCGTCGACGACGGCTGCGACGTGAAGTCGGGTCCGTTCCACCTGGAGGACGGCGTCCTCACCGTCACGACGCTGTCGGCGACGTTCTCGACGTGCCTGCCTCCGGCGAGCGACATCAGCGTCCTCGTCGACGCTCTCCTCGCCGAGCCCGTCACGATCACCGTCGACGGCGCGGACACGGTGTGGAGCAACTCCGCCGGCGAGATCGTGTTCGCCCCCGCAGACTGA
- a CDS encoding HNH endonuclease signature motif containing protein, whose translation MDGAGETSAAVAARLGAVDELAELAARAGFSSAQLQFTRATALHLARRVAWEIPEAFARSGRLSRSESRDLVERSIRADLATRQGMTERMVTRNLELAQLLFEDLPLTRAALSEGRLLWEAIEAICDAAATLPATARGALDERAVEVALTKNLTQLRRAVARMRDELHDEPLAVRHVRARQDRGVWVSPEIDGMATVCALLPAPVAMSAYNRLDRIARTLRDGDAEASGDERTLAQLRADALADLLCDGDIAGTTPVDDGPAAPPTFVPGVRADVRLTLAASTASGADDAPAHLDGYGLIPADTARELVGVGASFTRILTDPDTGIVASVGRTHRVPPHRMRLHLQLRDQTCRFPGCTRPASTSEADHTLEWRNGGDTALANLLSLCTAHHHVRHGDRWTYRLHPDGTAEWTTPTGRRVTTRPPVLPGGPPRPPSRPRFEDAPPPF comes from the coding sequence ATGGATGGAGCGGGTGAGACCTCAGCGGCAGTCGCGGCGCGGCTCGGCGCGGTCGACGAGCTGGCCGAGCTCGCGGCGCGGGCGGGGTTCTCCTCGGCGCAGCTGCAGTTCACCCGCGCCACGGCCCTCCACCTCGCCCGCCGGGTCGCGTGGGAGATCCCGGAGGCGTTCGCCCGGAGTGGCCGGCTGTCGCGGAGCGAGTCGCGTGACCTCGTGGAGCGGTCCATCCGTGCCGACCTCGCGACCCGGCAGGGCATGACCGAGCGGATGGTGACACGCAACCTCGAGCTCGCCCAGCTGCTGTTCGAGGACCTGCCGCTGACCCGCGCTGCCCTCTCGGAGGGTCGACTGCTGTGGGAGGCGATCGAGGCGATCTGCGACGCCGCCGCCACCCTGCCCGCCACGGCCCGAGGCGCGCTCGACGAACGCGCGGTGGAGGTGGCGCTGACGAAGAATCTCACGCAGCTGCGCCGGGCCGTCGCACGGATGCGAGACGAACTGCACGACGAGCCTCTGGCCGTGCGGCACGTGCGCGCTCGGCAGGATCGCGGCGTGTGGGTGAGTCCCGAGATCGACGGCATGGCCACCGTGTGCGCACTCCTGCCAGCGCCCGTCGCGATGAGCGCGTACAACCGACTCGACCGGATCGCCCGCACCCTCCGCGACGGCGACGCCGAGGCCTCCGGCGACGAGCGCACGCTCGCCCAGCTGCGCGCCGACGCCCTCGCGGACCTGCTCTGCGACGGCGACATCGCCGGCACGACCCCGGTCGACGACGGCCCGGCCGCCCCGCCGACGTTCGTGCCCGGAGTGCGCGCTGACGTGCGGCTGACGCTCGCCGCGAGCACCGCCTCCGGAGCCGACGACGCCCCCGCGCACCTCGACGGCTACGGACTCATCCCCGCCGACACCGCCCGCGAACTCGTCGGCGTCGGAGCGTCCTTCACCCGCATCCTGACGGACCCGGACACCGGGATCGTCGCCTCCGTCGGCCGCACCCACCGCGTCCCACCCCACCGGATGCGCCTCCACCTCCAGCTCCGCGACCAGACGTGCCGCTTCCCCGGCTGCACCCGCCCGGCCTCCACCAGCGAGGCAGACCACACCCTCGAATGGCGCAACGGCGGCGACACCGCCCTCGCGAACCTTTTGAGCCTCTGCACCGCGCACCACCACGTCCGCCACGGCGACCGCTGGACCTACCGCCTCCACCCCGACGGCACCGCCGAGTGGACCACCCCCACAGGACGCCGCGTCACCACCCGGCCACCCGTTCTTCCCGGAGGCCCACCCCGGCCACCGTCTCGCCCCCGGTTCGAGGACGCGCCTCCGCCGTTCTGA
- a CDS encoding adenosine deaminase family protein — MTTTWVDPADPLAALAKVSLHDHLDGSVRPATLLELAAESGAPVPRQDPEALQHWFTHFAELEPGADWELLFGLTTSVMQTAPQLRRIAREYVGTLAADGVVYAETRWAPEKHLARGLSMDEALAAVQDGLDAGMRDAARDGRPVLVRQLLSIMRTADRGPEVVAAALRNRDAVVGIDLAGHEEGRPAREHAEWFRLAAAHGLSRTVHAGEMAGADSIEDALDSCAAQRIGHGARLAEDIAVDGRVHPVGEVAAAWRRAGGGRDSLRLGPLAQRVVDEAIPLEMCPTSNSQPGGVVDTLAQHPVGLLHAAGVAVTVHPDNRLLSRTGVTGELRVMVDRFGWGLADIERAQRTALAAGFLDDERRERLREERLAPSFARASE, encoded by the coding sequence ATGACCACGACCTGGGTCGACCCCGCCGATCCCCTCGCCGCGCTGGCGAAGGTGTCGCTGCACGACCACCTCGACGGCTCCGTGCGCCCCGCGACGCTGCTCGAGCTCGCGGCCGAGTCGGGTGCACCCGTCCCCCGCCAGGATCCGGAGGCGCTGCAGCACTGGTTCACGCACTTCGCCGAGCTCGAACCGGGCGCCGACTGGGAGCTGCTCTTCGGGCTGACCACCTCGGTGATGCAGACCGCCCCGCAGCTGCGGAGGATCGCGCGCGAGTACGTCGGGACGCTCGCCGCCGACGGGGTCGTGTACGCCGAGACGCGGTGGGCGCCCGAGAAGCACCTCGCCCGCGGACTCTCGATGGACGAGGCCCTCGCCGCCGTGCAGGACGGACTCGACGCGGGCATGCGCGACGCGGCCCGCGACGGCCGGCCCGTGCTCGTGCGCCAGCTGCTCTCGATCATGCGCACCGCCGATCGCGGCCCGGAGGTGGTCGCCGCGGCGCTCCGGAACCGCGACGCCGTCGTCGGCATCGACCTCGCCGGGCACGAGGAGGGCCGTCCGGCCCGGGAGCACGCCGAGTGGTTCCGCCTCGCGGCGGCGCACGGGCTCTCGCGGACGGTGCACGCGGGCGAGATGGCGGGTGCCGACTCCATCGAGGACGCCCTCGACAGCTGCGCGGCTCAGCGCATCGGTCACGGAGCGCGGCTCGCCGAGGACATCGCGGTGGACGGTCGCGTGCATCCGGTCGGCGAGGTCGCCGCCGCCTGGCGGCGTGCGGGCGGCGGGCGCGACAGCCTCCGCCTCGGCCCCCTCGCCCAGCGGGTCGTCGACGAGGCGATCCCGCTCGAGATGTGCCCGACGTCGAACTCGCAACCGGGCGGAGTCGTGGACACGCTCGCGCAGCACCCGGTCGGCCTGCTCCACGCGGCCGGGGTCGCGGTGACCGTGCACCCCGACAACCGGCTGCTCTCGAGGACCGGGGTCACGGGCGAGCTGCGGGTGATGGTCGACCGGTTCGGCTGGGGCCTCGCCGACATCGAGCGCGCGCAGCGCACGGCGCTGGCCGCCGGGTTCCTCGACGACGAGCGGCGCGAGCGGCTGCGGGAGGAGCGGCTCGCGCCGTCGTTCGCGCGGGCGTCGGAGTGA
- a CDS encoding ADP-ribosylglycohydrolase family protein, which produces MTSRADRARGALLGLAVGDALGHPADAHRSIRHPWPRGAARSGTAALDAQRVSRPLLPFAPTLDGTRGLVATDDAETAAVAALALLASPDDHRVAALLPHWIAQHARDDAWTGIAARSAERNLALGLLPPATGDDNPARDDDTALPAAVAIGIAAAGDVERAGRIAAGYASITNSGDGLAAAVITARAVAALVAGAEVQSVVAAALSEPAPGRLAAALDDARGLVGGGVDPFQVLPELIERLVPRNYSYSNAAAVTLPVALVVVGLAGAEAGRALPLALSISRAADGTPAIVGALCGAASGAGALEAYRPLALLEGVLLPGTAGVDLLATADALLRLSGRTDS; this is translated from the coding sequence ATGACCTCGCGTGCCGACCGCGCCCGCGGCGCCCTGCTCGGCCTCGCCGTCGGCGACGCCCTGGGTCATCCCGCCGACGCGCACCGCTCGATCCGGCACCCCTGGCCGCGCGGAGCCGCCCGCAGCGGGACGGCCGCGCTCGATGCGCAGCGGGTCAGCCGCCCGCTCCTCCCCTTCGCCCCGACGCTCGACGGCACGCGCGGCCTCGTCGCGACCGACGACGCCGAGACCGCGGCCGTCGCCGCGCTGGCCCTGCTCGCCTCCCCCGACGACCACCGCGTCGCGGCGCTGCTGCCGCACTGGATCGCGCAGCACGCCCGAGACGACGCCTGGACGGGCATCGCCGCGCGCAGCGCCGAGCGGAACCTCGCGCTGGGGCTCCTGCCTCCGGCGACCGGCGACGACAACCCGGCCCGCGACGACGACACCGCGCTGCCCGCGGCGGTGGCGATCGGGATCGCGGCGGCCGGGGACGTGGAGCGGGCGGGCCGCATCGCCGCCGGGTACGCCTCGATCACGAACTCGGGCGACGGCCTCGCGGCGGCGGTGATCACGGCGCGCGCGGTCGCGGCCCTCGTCGCAGGAGCGGAGGTGCAGAGCGTGGTCGCCGCGGCGCTGAGCGAACCCGCCCCGGGTCGACTCGCTGCAGCGCTCGACGACGCGCGCGGTCTCGTCGGGGGGGGCGTCGATCCGTTCCAAGTGCTGCCCGAGCTGATCGAGCGGCTCGTCCCGCGCAACTACTCGTACTCGAACGCGGCGGCGGTGACCCTCCCGGTCGCGCTGGTCGTCGTCGGTCTCGCCGGAGCGGAGGCGGGGCGCGCGCTCCCCCTCGCCCTCTCGATCTCGAGGGCCGCCGACGGGACGCCCGCGATCGTCGGCGCGCTCTGCGGTGCCGCCTCCGGCGCCGGCGCGCTGGAGGCGTACCGGCCGCTCGCCCTGCTCGAGGGCGTGCTCCTGCCCGGGACCGCCGGGGTCGACCTGCTCGCGACGGCCGACGCACTGCTCCGCCTCTCGGGAAGGACCGACTCATGA
- a CDS encoding ADP-ribosylglycohydrolase family protein, whose protein sequence is MELKSRARGSLLGLASGDALGAPTEGMTREAIAERWGRVDGFLDPDAAGTDDTEYAVLCARGALRHGRALTSDDVADLWLEALSVQDGGFAGAGFSEMVALDNLRRGIRPPDSGERNDESWSDGAAMRAAPLGLLCPGDPVEAARLASVDAAVSHARDGVFAAEAVAAAVATAVGGGDWRESLAAGREAIPADSWTRRTVDRALLLVAEADSVAAAETALAERIPLLHYPWADAAPEALALAFGLVAAHEGRLVDTVLAGVNIGRDSDTIAAMAGAICGAIHGEEAIPPLWRDTVRSVSGRCITATAGTDLIDLADALAEAGSLR, encoded by the coding sequence ATGGAACTGAAGTCGCGAGCACGCGGGTCCCTGCTGGGACTCGCCTCCGGAGACGCCCTCGGGGCGCCCACCGAGGGGATGACGCGCGAGGCGATCGCCGAGCGCTGGGGCCGGGTCGACGGCTTCCTCGACCCCGATGCCGCGGGCACCGACGACACCGAGTACGCGGTGCTCTGCGCGCGCGGGGCGCTCCGGCACGGCCGCGCGCTCACCTCGGACGACGTCGCCGACCTCTGGCTCGAGGCCCTCTCGGTGCAGGACGGCGGCTTCGCGGGCGCCGGCTTCTCGGAGATGGTCGCCCTCGACAACCTGCGCCGCGGGATCCGGCCGCCGGACAGCGGCGAGCGCAACGACGAGTCGTGGAGCGACGGCGCGGCGATGCGGGCGGCTCCGCTGGGGCTCCTCTGCCCGGGCGATCCGGTGGAGGCGGCGCGACTCGCCTCCGTCGACGCCGCCGTCAGCCACGCGCGCGACGGCGTCTTCGCGGCGGAGGCGGTCGCGGCGGCGGTCGCGACCGCCGTGGGAGGAGGCGACTGGCGGGAGTCGCTCGCCGCGGGACGCGAGGCGATCCCCGCCGACAGCTGGACCCGCCGCACCGTCGATCGCGCCCTGCTCCTCGTGGCCGAGGCGGACAGCGTCGCCGCCGCCGAGACGGCGCTGGCCGAGCGCATCCCGCTCCTGCACTACCCCTGGGCCGACGCGGCTCCGGAGGCGCTCGCGCTCGCGTTCGGACTCGTCGCCGCCCACGAGGGCCGGCTCGTCGACACCGTGCTCGCCGGGGTGAACATCGGCCGCGACTCCGACACCATCGCCGCGATGGCGGGGGCGATCTGCGGCGCGATCCACGGCGAGGAGGCGATCCCTCCGCTCTGGCGCGACACGGTGCGCTCGGTCTCGGGCCGCTGCATCACCGCGACGGCGGGGACCGATCTGATCGACCTGGCCGACGCCCTCGCCGAGGCGGGGTCGCTCCGATGA
- a CDS encoding nucleoside hydrolase, translating to MSAHRPRVVFDTDLGTDVDDALALALLLGASDAIDLLAVTTVYGDTLLRARLAQRYAGLAGRSLAVHAGETATHSGREVWWAGHEGSLHEGLERESVSAEPGVDALVRLVTAEPGTVDVIAVGPLTDIAAAIRRDDRFAGSLRRLWLMGGAFGTGVTEHNIRSDADAARTVLAAGIPTVIAGLEVTQRIEMRAEQLDAIRAAGALGEALHRDIRQWWEFWNETWNVPHDPVTVLALLRPEFVVLSEPGTVTVGLGGDPEEDGLTTFTPDPSGSTRLVVDLDPEAVSAAIVAGVQAASRR from the coding sequence ATGAGCGCACACCGCCCCCGCGTCGTGTTCGACACCGACCTCGGGACCGACGTCGACGACGCCCTCGCCCTCGCCCTGCTCCTCGGCGCCTCCGACGCGATCGACCTGCTGGCGGTGACGACGGTCTACGGCGACACCCTCCTCCGCGCCCGCCTCGCGCAGCGCTACGCGGGGCTCGCCGGGCGCAGCCTCGCCGTGCACGCGGGCGAGACGGCGACGCACTCCGGCCGCGAGGTCTGGTGGGCGGGGCACGAGGGGAGCCTGCACGAGGGGCTCGAGCGCGAGAGCGTCTCGGCGGAGCCGGGGGTCGACGCCCTCGTCCGCCTGGTCACCGCCGAGCCGGGCACCGTCGACGTGATCGCCGTCGGGCCGCTCACCGACATCGCCGCCGCGATCCGGCGCGACGACCGCTTCGCCGGCTCGCTGCGCCGCCTCTGGTTGATGGGCGGCGCGTTCGGCACCGGCGTCACCGAGCACAACATCCGCAGCGACGCCGACGCCGCGCGCACCGTCCTCGCGGCCGGCATCCCCACGGTGATCGCCGGGCTCGAGGTGACGCAGCGGATCGAGATGCGCGCGGAGCAGCTCGACGCGATCCGCGCGGCCGGCGCGCTCGGCGAGGCCCTGCACCGCGACATCCGGCAGTGGTGGGAGTTCTGGAACGAGACCTGGAACGTGCCGCACGACCCGGTGACGGTCCTCGCGCTCCTCCGCCCCGAGTTCGTCGTGCTGTCGGAGCCGGGCACGGTGACCGTCGGCCTCGGGGGCGATCCGGAGGAGGACGGCCTCACCACCTTCACGCCCGACCCGAGCGGGTCGACGCGCCTCGTGGTCGACCTCGACCCGGAGGCGGTCTCGGCGGCGATCGTCGCCGGGGTGCAGGCGGCGTCTAGGCGCTGA
- a CDS encoding nucleoside hydrolase: MIPLVIDTDTAADDCFALLIGLLDPRADLRAVTMVAGNVGFDQQLHNAFLTIALAGRAGEVPVHLGARTPLLRPWVSATDVHGDGVGGIRRPDDAQAPDPEHAVDALIRLAAEHAGRLRIVAIGPLTNIALAARKDPAFVGNVELLTVMAGSINGRGNITPAAEFNVYVDPEAAAIVTEAGFADLRFVTWDPLTLRDAVFDAARIERIAEAGTPLSQFFVRANRATFDFDVRVGIDGSTHPDSLSVLLSLDEDIVLAERHYSVAVETDGRTTLGATVFDWKATPETANATAVERIDGERFFEYLRALLATTPPTPEAVRAAISA, from the coding sequence GTGATCCCCCTCGTCATCGACACCGACACCGCCGCGGACGACTGCTTCGCCCTCCTCATCGGCCTCCTCGATCCGCGCGCCGATCTGCGCGCGGTGACGATGGTCGCCGGCAACGTGGGCTTCGACCAGCAGCTGCACAACGCCTTCCTCACCATCGCCCTGGCCGGGCGCGCCGGCGAGGTGCCGGTGCACCTGGGCGCGAGGACCCCGCTCCTGCGCCCCTGGGTCAGCGCGACGGACGTGCACGGCGACGGGGTCGGCGGCATCCGGCGCCCCGACGACGCGCAGGCGCCCGACCCCGAGCACGCCGTCGACGCGCTCATCCGGCTCGCCGCCGAGCACGCGGGCCGGCTGCGCATCGTCGCGATCGGGCCGCTCACCAACATCGCGCTCGCGGCGCGGAAGGACCCGGCCTTCGTCGGCAACGTCGAGCTGCTGACGGTGATGGCCGGGTCGATCAACGGGCGCGGCAACATCACGCCCGCCGCCGAGTTCAACGTCTACGTCGATCCGGAGGCGGCCGCGATCGTCACCGAGGCGGGCTTCGCGGATCTGCGCTTCGTCACCTGGGACCCGCTGACGCTGCGCGACGCCGTCTTCGACGCCGCGCGCATCGAGCGGATCGCCGAGGCCGGCACCCCGCTCTCGCAGTTCTTCGTGCGGGCCAACCGGGCCACCTTCGACTTCGACGTCCGCGTCGGCATCGACGGGTCCACGCATCCCGACTCGCTGTCGGTGCTGCTCAGCCTCGACGAGGACATCGTGCTCGCCGAGCGGCACTACTCGGTCGCGGTCGAGACCGACGGCCGGACGACGCTCGGCGCGACGGTCTTCGACTGGAAGGCGACGCCCGAGACGGCGAACGCGACGGCGGTCGAGCGCATCGACGGCGAGCGCTTCTTCGAGTACCTCCGCGCCCTGCTCGCGACGACGCCGCCGACCCCGGAGGCGGTGCGCGCCGCGATCAGCGCCTAG
- a CDS encoding NAD(P)-dependent oxidoreductase encodes MRIAVTGGSGKLGRSVVTRLRASGHDVVNLDRAGDRGAGFVRIDVSDYGQVVDALQSVNDQYDGIDALVHLAAIPAPGMVPDIATFQNNMNSTFNVFHAAIRSGIRTIVHASSETVLGLPFDEAPPYIPVDEKYPARPESVYSLTKVLEEALAVELCRWHPDLKMIGLRFSNVMDESDYAEFPSFDSDALARKWNLWGYIDGRDGAQAVEKALELDATGYDRFIIAAADTVMSRPNAELVAEVFPGVEIRGDLGVNDTLLSIDHAREVLGYAPEHSWRDSQG; translated from the coding sequence ATGAGAATCGCAGTCACCGGTGGATCCGGCAAGCTCGGCCGCAGCGTCGTCACCCGCCTCCGCGCATCAGGCCACGACGTCGTCAACCTCGACCGGGCGGGCGACCGCGGTGCGGGCTTCGTCCGCATCGACGTCTCCGACTACGGCCAGGTCGTCGACGCCCTGCAGTCGGTGAACGACCAGTACGACGGGATCGACGCCCTCGTGCACCTGGCCGCGATCCCCGCGCCCGGGATGGTCCCCGACATCGCCACCTTCCAGAACAACATGAACTCGACGTTCAACGTCTTCCACGCGGCGATCCGCTCGGGCATCCGCACCATCGTGCACGCCTCGAGCGAGACCGTCCTCGGCCTGCCGTTCGACGAGGCGCCGCCCTACATCCCCGTCGACGAGAAGTACCCGGCCCGCCCGGAGTCGGTGTACTCGCTCACCAAGGTGCTCGAGGAGGCGCTCGCCGTCGAGCTGTGCCGCTGGCACCCCGACCTGAAGATGATCGGCCTGCGCTTCTCGAACGTCATGGACGAGTCCGACTACGCCGAGTTCCCGTCGTTCGACTCCGACGCCCTCGCCCGCAAGTGGAACCTGTGGGGCTACATCGACGGCCGCGACGGCGCGCAGGCGGTCGAGAAGGCGCTCGAGCTGGACGCCACGGGCTACGACCGCTTCATCATCGCGGCCGCCGACACCGTCATGTCGCGCCCGAACGCCGAGCTCGTCGCCGAGGTCTTCCCCGGAGTCGAGATCCGCGGCGATCTCGGAGTGAACGACACCCTGCTCTCGATCGACCACGCCCGCGAGGTCCTCGGCTACGCCCCCGAGCACTCCTGGCGCGACTCGCAGGGCTGA